In Tripterygium wilfordii isolate XIE 37 chromosome 17, ASM1340144v1, whole genome shotgun sequence, the genomic window CATCGCTATAAAAGTTTAAAGTGAACGAATTCACAGAATAAAGTATATGTAATGACACAAAAGTTTCCCACATAATAATAAGGTAAGCTAGACAAAAACGCAGCGCATGGACACAATAATATTACTCCTAGTAAGAATCAAACTCAACACCTTTCGAGTTCACCAATTAGACTATTACCCAAGTGGTTCCCTGAAACCCCCACTAATATACTACTAGTTACATaaatactctattttgtgaatTCGTCCACTTTAAACTTTATAATGACGTGCCAAATCGGTCGACTTCTCGACTGGACGGTAACACGACTCAATTGATCACATTTTAATTGAGTACTGCTTCTTGTCATTATATGTGTGTGGAGTATGTTCGTTGGATGTTGGATAAGGTGCGACACTCCAATTCAATTGGATAGAAGGATCTTCAATAAACACGTGAATCAATGATCTCCGCACACATATAATGACAAGAAGTAGTAATCAACGGTCAAATTTCATGTACTCAACACACTCATGAACTCAACGAATTTCATGAAATTCAGATGGTCCAAACTCTTAACATCAACTCTTTGACGATCTTTCATATTGAGGAACTAATGTTGAAATTAAAATCCTCAATCCCAACAAAACAATATGTTGTACCTCATTATTTGTTTGTAAAATCATGTAATCGTGAGATGCATAACCTCCATGATCTCCAACAAAGTAGTCAAAATCTTCATTCGCATCCATATGGTTTTCAAGAATAATATCAACAATCTTAACCTCATCATGTTGTTCCACAATTTCTTCATGAATTTGGACTTCACTCACATCATTATTATTCTACAAATCTTCGGCCTGCAATATATTCTATATAAGATCATCAATATCTTCCTCTTCGATACTTTCATCAACGCATGTAGGCTTACTAGCTTCTTATGTGATTTGTACAGTCCCAATTTCTTCGACTGAATTTGCTTAAAATtaataatcttcaaacttcatGAACCTTTGCGTAATATATTGGCAACGAATTACGATATTCAAAATAGGAACTTTGAACACAGAAATCCATTCATCGATCCAATTCAAATAAACTCTCTTGCCATTGACAAGAAAGAAATTCAACCGTAAACATCCCTTTCATCATAGTATAGCCAGATCCAGATCCTTAGTCTGATAAACTGAGGCACTTGCAAAACTAAGTAGTCAAGAAGTCAGTCAAATTTTGCATGTCATCACTATAAACGTTTACAGTGGAAGAattcacaaaataaagtacatgTAAGTAGTATATTAGTGGGGGTTTCGAAGAAACCACTTAGGTGATAgactagttggtgaatctcacTAGGCCAAATCGTATGGACTCGGGAGATGCTGAGTTCGGTTCTTACTAGAAGCAATATCCTTGTTGGTTACCTCTCCGGACTTCAGGATTAAAGGTGCTTGAGGTCGAGAGTTTGAAACTAGTTGGGATTTTTCTCAGGGTTCAATGGGTCTGTGGGCCTTGCAGCCCACTTATGGGGGGTTTCAACCCACTTACCCGCACAGACTTCAATCTGATCTAAAATGTTTGTCGTCAttattagcatatatatatagttttatatTTAACTCTGGACTGTATTCTGTAATGCACTGTACAATACACTAGTATAAACTCtgagctatatatatgtgtgtactgTATTGGTTTGGGGTTAAGTTAATGAGAATACATTGCTTCATGGTATCGAAGACAGCATCAACCACcttctaggttttttttttttatttttcttgccatGGATCCACCCGCCGCCACCTCCACCTTACCTGCTTCTCTTTCCTCCTCTGCTTCCTCCACCTTATCTGCTACCTTATCCATTTTAGCCTCTTCCACTTTGTCTGCTTCCCCCTCCCTTTCACCTTTTTCCACGATTTCTCCTTCACGTGGAACCCATTTACCATCTGGATCGCCCTTTTCTTCCATGGGCCTACCTCCTGCTGTCTCATTCACTACCACTCCTCACTATGGATTCACCTTTCCACCCAATCTTCCCAGGACTTACTCTGCCTCTTCATTTACTTCGTTTGACGGTCTTCGTTCTCCTTCTCTCGCCCTCAATCCTCTACCCACTTCCTCCTTTGAGTCTTCCCTCCCATTCTCTTATTCTATCCCAACTCTTACTGCCCCAAACATCACCAACATTGTGTCCACTCAGTTGGATACCTCAGATGATTATTCTCTCTGGAAGAGTCAAATTCGTGGCCTCTTGATTCAACATGACCTCCTTGGGTTCATTGAAGGGACAATCCCTTGCCCTCCTCAAACTCTCCTTTCTGTTACAAATCAACAGGTCAGTAATCCTTCCTACTCTTTGTGGCTCCGCACATATCAAACCATTCGAAACTGGATCCAAGCTACCTTGTCCAGATCTATGCTCGCTGATGTTCATACACTTTCTACAGCTCGTGACCTTTGGCTCACTCTTCACACAAGATTTCGTGATGTATCTATGGCTAGACAGCTGGAACTCCGGCAGAAATTTCACTCATTTCGCAAAACATCTCAATCTGCCCCTACTTATTGCAGTGAAATCAAAGCACTTGCTGAACAACTCAGGGATCTTGACATCACTATTACCGACACTGATCTCATTGCTTAGGCTTTGGCTGGTCTTGATTTAGACTACAAGGATTTTGTCACTATGATAGCTAATCTGGAGGGTACCATTACCTTTGAAAATTTTCGGCAAAGATTGGTCGCTTATGAGGATTGCAGACTTCGTATGGAAGctatttctccttcatcaacTGAGCAAAAGGCTTTGGTTGCTACTGGCACTGTCTCATCCTCTGAGTCTTTTTCTTCGCCTCGCGGGCGTGGACATGGACGCCGTGGCCGAGGGCGTCGTGGTCGTGGTCCTGGACACTCTTTTTCTTCTGGTTATGGTGGTCGAAATTATGGCTATCAATTTTCACGTGGTTCTGGTCGTTACCAACCTCACTCGTTTCGCCCCACGGGTACCCCCCAAGCATATACTGGTATTCTGGGTCCTTCTCCGTCTCCTGatgtttgtcaaatttgtgacaTTCCAGGCCACCGTGCAGACCAATGCTATCACCGCTATAACACTGCTTGCACTCCTAATGATCTTCCTAGGTCCTTTGCTGCCATGTCTATTGGTGAAACCAATGACTCCTCTTGGTATCCCGACTCTGGAGCCTCAAATCATATGACTCCCCATGAAGGTAATCTTTCTACTTCCTCAAATTATTTTGGTTCTAACCGTGTCCTTGTTGGTAATGGTGAATTGCTTGAGATTAACAAAACTGGTTCTGCAACTCTTCACACTCCCACCAGACCACTCCATTTGTCCAATGTATATCATGTTCCTAGATTATCTCATAATTTGTTATCTATCAAACGTCTTTGTTGTGACAATAATTGTGTGGTCATATTTGATGGTAATTTCTTCTGTGTTAAGGACAAGCTCCAGGGGACAACTCTTCTCAAAGTCACCAGTAGCGGCGATCTTTATCAAATTCCTTCCACTTTTGTCAACAATTGAGCTTCAGCCCTGATCACTACCAAATTCTCTGCTCCTATTTGGCATCGACGTCTTGGTCATGCTAGTCACAATGTTTTGCAATCAATTCAGCGCATCTGTCCCACATTAGGCATCTCCCCATCGGCTACTAAATGTCTCACTTGTAATTTGGGCAAATCTTGTAGATTGCCTTTTCATGCTGTTGATCATTGTACTTCTGAACCATTACAACTTATTCACTCCGATGTATGGCAGTCTCCTATAATATCCAATTCTGGTTTTCGCTATTATGTGATTTTTGTGGATGACTACACTAGATATTCCTGGCTATTCTTCATGCGTTTTAAATCTGAAGTTTACCATCATTTTTTGACATTCCAACGTCTTGTGGAGAATATGTTCAATcgcaaaataaaaatttttcaaAGTGATGGTGGAAAAGAATTTGACAATCACACTCTACTTACTCATTTCTCTTCTTGTGGGATTGCCTTTCGCAAGTCATGTCCccatactccacaacaaaatggagttgcgGAACATGACTTGCGAAAGGCAATCCCACAAGGAGAGAAATGAGTAAGTAGAGTCATGATACAGCCTGTTGCAAGATATCTAATGTGTCTTACATTACCCGCTTATGTTTTAGGACAATTGTGCGACTGCAAAGAGTTCCCTTGACTATTACCTTAGATCGCGATGTGAAGTTCCTTAGTAATTTTTTACTCACTTTGTCGGGTTGCATATGAACTAAGCCAGAAACAGCTATTCGGGCTCGATTAGAAGACACGGCTCGAGTTTGGTTAGATTCAAGCTCAAATGCATGTGTTTCGCTAGAAAGTATGTATTTAATAAATagtgaaataaatattattatgatGTTTGTAAtagtttttaagaaaatatgcTGAAGTTTGGCTTGAGCTCGAAACGCTCCACTAATAAACCCTCCAAATCACATATTAGGAGTGACAAAACTCAGTCCGGTCTAGATGATGGAATTTATCTGACccggattaaactaagtttgaacataagttatatgtctgaaatttgggtccaaacaaaaaaaatttatccgtTTTAAAACCGAGTCTGGGtttaaacacataaattttttccGGTTTACTTGTCTGAACCCTAACCGGATTCGATTATTGCTCAATGACTTGTCCGGATCTAAACCAATCTGTATTTGATCAATTAACAatgtccgaaatccaattcgggttagggtcttgatatataaatatttcgaaATACATGATGTTGTCCGACCCATAACCGATTTTTTGCCAACCCTACCACGTATTTCCTCGAGCATAAAcgcaacctttttttttaaaaaaaaaaaaacgagacAGGTATGAAGGGTATTTTGAGATGTTAATTATCTTTTCCATGTACTACCCCTCCTGAGATACGCATCCTCTGCGGCGACGTCATCGTGATCATATCTTCTAGATTCTAGGGTTTGTGGCTTCTGTCATGGTCATGTTATCTTTTCTGGTTTCTCAAATATGAACACAAAGCGAGTACAAACTTTTATTTTAAGCTCTAAGAAATGGCAACATCATCTCGAGTGACAGCCATATCAAGCTTTTATTATATGATAGAAATGGAAAACACACAAAGAGATAGTGGCATATATTCTTGAGAAGCCATGCATCACCAAGCACCAATACATGACACCTCCTAGAGAAGACAACTCCATCACAAGTCAACCTACATTTGTGATTGGGGAGGAAAATATTAGTTAAAAtatattgggaaaaaaaaagtgaaaaagagaCTAGTGTGATTTCAATATTCCGTACTGTGAGGCTCAATTTTCCATTGTTGATTATATTCATCAATCCAGATCCCGGCCATAATTATAGCACCATGATAGGAACCATCGTTCAAAGCAGCAGCTTCTAAATGTAATACCGCTGTAAGATTTCTTATTGCCTTGTAACCTTCACCACGATCGTCGGCTAGTGCCCAGAGGACAGACTCGTCAAGAACATCTGAATTGTAAGTAACCAATTTCACCTACATATATAAGAATTTTTCTCAATAAATGGTTACAAGGAATGGAATATGCTATgattaattataaaattataagCGAAAAGTTATGAAACTTGCAATTTTAAGGTTAGATGATTCTTACAGGAAGAGGGTGATCATCGAAAGAATGTTGTAGGGTCTGACCAGTTGCTTTATTAACCAGAAAAAAAGCAGGAAAGCCCGATTTGTCCACCACATTGTTGTACTTGTCATCTTTGTACCAATGCtggaacaataaaaaaaaaaattatgttaggCCCTATATATGCTGGAATCTACtcattataaattatatatatttatgcaaCTCTTaggaaaatgaatgaagatCATGAAAACATGCATGCAtttaaacagaaaatgaaaagatcgtataaaaaataaaaaaaacttaatgGATTGTCCTTCTGTGAATAAACCTGGCGGTCATCATTTATATTTATTGGGGCAAGAGTGGCCATGCCTTCACCAGCGGCCAGATTGTAGTTAGGGGAAGCCCTGCAATACACCCTATAAGAAGGTTGGTCTGTTGTAGCTAATACTGTCGGAGCCATTGTTAACTGGATAGTGGATAAGCTGTAGATGGGATAATTAAGCTTGGGATGGGGTTCTAGGAAGGCAGTCATGGCTTCTTATAAAGGATAAACGAAACACCAGAATACCACATTCGACGTAGTTGTGTGACCATTGTCATGGATTACTACTTCTTGTCATTATATGTGTATGGAGTATGATCGTTGGGGACCAAGATATGTTGGGGACCAAGCTATGTTGTGAACCAATTCAATTTGCTAGAAGGATCTTTGATAAACAtgtgatttttcttcttttatgacAGGTGGAGGAAATCCAAACCATACAAATCATATCCTAATTAGTGTTGTGAATACAGAGTCGAGGATAAAATCTcaatgattgattgattgattcacGTGTTTATTGAAGATCTTATTCTTCCATCCAATTGAATTGGGTTCACAAATAGCCTTCGTATGCGGTGGAATCACCACCTTATCCAACATCCAACGATCATGCTCCACACACATATAATAACAATAAGTATTAACCAATGGTCAATCTAGCTAGAGGGCTTTAATCATTAACTTATCCCTCGGTAAGTTAATGTTAAATAATTTCTATTGGTCGGAACTTCCCCCTAGGTACATACACTACCGGTACCCCAAACCTCACGTTTTGTATTGTCCAGATACAAAACAGTCACCACTTGATCTCTAGTATGATCAGCTGAGATGCATGCAGAACTGAATAATCGATTATTGAGCAATTGAGAAACCAGTCTGATTTCGCATGT contains:
- the LOC119983202 gene encoding ricin B-like lectin R40G3 — protein: MAPTVLATTDQPSYRVYCRASPNYNLAAGEGMATLAPININDDRQHWYKDDKYNNVVDKSGFPAFFLVNKATGQTLQHSFDDHPLPVKLVTYNSDVLDESVLWALADDRGEGYKAIRNLTAVLHLEAAALNDGSYHGAIIMAGIWIDEYNQQWKIEPHS